Below is a window of Terriglobia bacterium DNA.
CGCTTGCAAGCGGGCGGAAAAATGAAAATGAAAGCCGTACAAAACCCCCACATTTTGGCTAAAATCAATTTGTCTGAATTTGTAAGTGCTTCTGAATCAATCTCGGGCGGTTAGCTCAATCGGAAGAGCATTCGGTTTACACCCGAAAGGTCATAGGTTCGAGCCCTATACCGCCCACTAAGAACCCAAAGCAATTCTCCTGCAACGAGGGGCTTTGCCCAACGAAAAGGAAAGGATCACAAAAAGCACAAAAGATCGATTCGCGAGCCCACTTCTTGTGCCTTTTGTGCTCTTTTATGTGCCTCTTGTGTTCCGCTCCCGTTCCGTTGGGCAAAGCCGTTTTCGCCAGGTTTTTCCGCACGCCGGGACGATTTCCGAACTTTATTGATTCCTTATCTTGATTTGTGCGAATCTGCCGCGGCATGCATTGGCGCACTCTAACGGTCACAAATGTCTAACGGTCGCAAGCTGGCTTTTTTACTTCTGGTCCTGGGAATCGGGACACTGGCTGTCCTGGCGGCAGCGGTGACGATTTCCAATGCGTCGTTCGAAACAGCAACGTTATCGATTAACAGCGGCAGCGGGCCATATTCCAATGTGATCGTGGGCTCAACGGTTGCTGCAACCGCCGGAACGCTTGCGAACTGGACTGCAAACTCCACCACAACCGGTGCCGCGGCGGGAGGGTTGGCTCCCACAATCGGGAGTGCCAATTGGACCTCGAAATGGTGGACCGGCACCAATATTGCCTACTTGCAGATAAATGCGGCGGGGACTGTTTCGCTGTCTCAGACGCTGTCCGATACGCTTCAAAACAACACGACCTATACACTGTCGGCCAATATAGGCAAGCGTGGCTCGGGACTACCCTTGAACTATTCCTTGCAGTTGTGGGCGGGTTCCACGCAGCTTTCGTCGACAGGTGGCCTTCCCCTCGGCAACAACAGCTCCGGCACGGACAGCTTGGTCTATAACAGTGGACCGGCCAATGCTGCGGCTGGACAGCCGCTGAAGATCGTTCTTTCAACAACCTGGGTTTCAAGCGTAACGGAAGCGTTTTTCGACGATGTTTCCCTGATTGCCGTGCCGACCTTGAGTTCGGTCACTACTTTGGTCAGTTCTCCTTCAGCGGCGGCACAACTCGGCCAGACAGTCACGTTGACTGCGGCAGTCAGCCCAGCTTCGGCCACAGGAACGGTGACGTTCTATGACGGCGAAACGGTGCTTGGAGTCGCAACGCTTGCCGGCGGTCAGGCATCGCTTTCCACTTCGCTGCTGCGTTCCGGCCAGCGATCGCTGCAAGCCTATTATTCCGGACAGGTTGCAATAACGGCAAGCCGCTCGACACCGTTGCCGTTCACTATCAGTGCGGCGGCGGTCGGTGGTTTTACTTCTTCAGTGGCGAATGCGACTGCTGGCGGAACGTCCGACCTGGCGATGGGTGACTTCAATGGAGACGGCAAAGCGGACCTGGCCGTGATCCAGTACCCCGTAAGTAAGGTCAGTATTCTTCTCGGGGCAGGCAACGGAACCTTTGCGAGCCATGTGGACTATGACGCCGGCAGCGGGCCTTCTGGCATTGCGACGGGAGACTTTAATGGCGACGGCAAAACGGACCTGGCCATCGCCGCCACCGATGCGGCATCGCTGCGAATACTTTTTGGATCCGGAACGGGAACATTCGGTTCACCTGCCACTTATTCGCTCGGTTCAGGTTCAAGTCCCCAAAGCGTCGCGGTGGGAGACTTCAATCTCGATGGCAAATCGGACATCGTCGTGGAGAATCTCTACAGTACGGTGACGGTCTTTATCGGAAAAGGCGACGGAACGTTTCAGACGGGAGTCGCTTATGGGACAGGCAGCACCGGTCCGGTAAGCCGCAGTGTGGCCATCGGAGATTTCAATAGTGATGGTATTCCCGACCTCGCGGCGGCCAACGGTACCGCCGGGACAATCGGAATCTTGTTGGGAAACGGGAATGGCTCTTTTCAGACTGCCATCCCTGTGAATGCCGGTAATCCGAACCATCTCGTAATCGCCGACATGAACGGCGACGGGAAAGAAGATGTGATCGCCACAAGCCAGAGTGCCCCAAATGCCGTTGGTATTTTGTTGAGCAACGGCAATGGCACGTTCCAGCCATATCAGTCGTACAACACCAACCAGGGTGGGAGTGGTACACGCGGTTTGAGTATCGCAGATTTCAACGGCGACGGCCGGCCGGATATTGTAGCCGCGAATTGGACGTCCAACATCGCCAGCGTGATGGTCAACAACGGCGCCGGCGCGCTTGCAACCCTGACGGATGTTACAGTGGGATCGGGGTTGTCGGATGTTATTTCCGGCGATTTCAACGGCGACGGACTGCCCGATCTTGCTGCCGCTGCCGGGTCCGCTGTCAGCATTGCCCTTGGGACGACGCATCCAGCCGCTGACCTTATCCCCCGGAACATCACGTTGAGCGCATCGGCGGTTGCGCCGGCCGGCTTCGTTACCGTTAGTTGGACCTTGGCGAATATCGGAACTGCCGCCGCGAGTGCGGCAAGCACAACGGTGGTGCGAATCAATCAATCGGTGTCGTCGCCGGCCGGAACGGATCTTGCGAGTTTTCCCACGCCGGCCCTGGCGGCCGGGGCGTCGGTGACTCAAAGTGCCACTGTGGCGGCGCCGACGTTTCCTGCCACCTTCTACGTCTGGGTGATCGCGGACAGGTTCGGCGTCGCGAATCAATTTACATTGAACGATGCTCAGGCGCTGCCCCTGACTGTCACCCTCGACGCTCCCATACTGAACATGAGCCAATCCCTTGTCGCTTTGGGACTCGGAAGTCAAAACCTCGTTCCGAATAATCCAGCTCTCGACGCAAGGCCTCTAATCCAGAATGCGATCAACTACGCCGGATCTCACACCGTAGGCGTGCTGACGTTGGACCCGGGCGCCTACTATTTGAAGTCGGACACGCAGTCCAACGCGACTCTCATTTTCGGCAAAAATAATAAGAATTTGACGATGGATCTTGCCGGGTCCACGTTGTACTTTCCCGGGCCGGCGATACCGGTCAGCGGCATTGCATTGTTTGACAGCGACAATGTGACGCTCACCAATTTCAAGATCGACTTTGTCAACCGACCGCAGGCCCATGTCCAATTGACATCCGTGAACCCACAGACACGGGTTTTGTCCTATCAAACCATCCCCGGCTTTGCGGATCCGTCAACATTCAACGGTCTTGGCGCGCCGCTTGTTTGGGCTGTCCCGTTCCGAAACGGGCACATCGTTCCAGGAACGGCTCGAATGAAGATCACGATGCCGATCTCCGGAAATCAGATCGCGTTAACCCAGGATGGAACGCCGTGGACACAAAGCGCCACGCTTTCCATGCTCCAGGCGGGCGACACGATCGTGGTCGCTCCTTTCTGTTGCGGCCCCCCGATTGAGGCGTTCTCGGGCAATGCGATAACGATCTCGAATGTCACGATCTACGGGGCTCCGGCTAACGCCGTTCACTTTGATTTCGCGACAAATTCCACCGTGGACAACGTTCGCATCGTGCCCACACCGGGAACCGGGCTCATCGGCTCGAATGCCGACGGCATCGATCTCGGGGTTGGTCAAAACAATCACCTTAAGAACAGCTACGTGACCGGCACGCTCGACGACGCCATAACAGCGGCCGGTGGCCTTGTGGGGACCGTCGTCAGCAAGACCGGTGCACGACAGCTTACGATCACGCGGAGCGGTTTCTCCCGGTTTCCGAATGGCACGCTCGTGGACTTTGTCGATCCTGTCACAACACTCGAATCGCCGGGGCCGACCATCATTTCGCAAGTGCCTGCCGATCCCCCGAACCCCGGTTTCAACGAGTCAGTTCAACTGACGTTTGATCAAGACCTGCCTGCGAATCTTCCAGCAGGAATCTTCCTGACCTTCGGTGGCCCAACAATGCGGGGACAGGGTTCCACAATTGAGGACAACCTGGTTGAAGATATCTATACGGGGCGGGGCATATGGGTCACCGGCGGTCGAGGGATAACGATCACCCGAAACGTTATTCGCAGGACCAGTATGTCCGGAATCGATATTAGACAGGATACGCAGGCCTATCCCAGTCCGCCAGACCATGACATCACGATCAGCAATAATGCAGTCGAGGGCGCGCTTGGCCCCGGCGAAGTGGGAACCGGTAGTCAGGACGCATTGGGCGCCATACTCGTTACGTCCACCAACAATCAGAATTTTGGTTTCGCTACCTCAGCTTCCAATAACAATATCAATGTCCTCAATAATTACGTCGCCGATTCCGGCCGCTCCGGTATCTGGATTGGCGAAGTGAATGGCGGGACTCTGCAAAACAACCTGGTCATCCGCTGGAATCAACATCCGGAATTTGCGGTCTACGGGATCCCGG
It encodes the following:
- a CDS encoding FG-GAP-like repeat-containing protein; its protein translation is MSNGRKLAFLLLVLGIGTLAVLAAAVTISNASFETATLSINSGSGPYSNVIVGSTVAATAGTLANWTANSTTTGAAAGGLAPTIGSANWTSKWWTGTNIAYLQINAAGTVSLSQTLSDTLQNNTTYTLSANIGKRGSGLPLNYSLQLWAGSTQLSSTGGLPLGNNSSGTDSLVYNSGPANAAAGQPLKIVLSTTWVSSVTEAFFDDVSLIAVPTLSSVTTLVSSPSAAAQLGQTVTLTAAVSPASATGTVTFYDGETVLGVATLAGGQASLSTSLLRSGQRSLQAYYSGQVAITASRSTPLPFTISAAAVGGFTSSVANATAGGTSDLAMGDFNGDGKADLAVIQYPVSKVSILLGAGNGTFASHVDYDAGSGPSGIATGDFNGDGKTDLAIAATDAASLRILFGSGTGTFGSPATYSLGSGSSPQSVAVGDFNLDGKSDIVVENLYSTVTVFIGKGDGTFQTGVAYGTGSTGPVSRSVAIGDFNSDGIPDLAAANGTAGTIGILLGNGNGSFQTAIPVNAGNPNHLVIADMNGDGKEDVIATSQSAPNAVGILLSNGNGTFQPYQSYNTNQGGSGTRGLSIADFNGDGRPDIVAANWTSNIASVMVNNGAGALATLTDVTVGSGLSDVISGDFNGDGLPDLAAAAGSAVSIALGTTHPAADLIPRNITLSASAVAPAGFVTVSWTLANIGTAAASAASTTVVRINQSVSSPAGTDLASFPTPALAAGASVTQSATVAAPTFPATFYVWVIADRFGVANQFTLNDAQALPLTVTLDAPILNMSQSLVALGLGSQNLVPNNPALDARPLIQNAINYAGSHTVGVLTLDPGAYYLKSDTQSNATLIFGKNNKNLTMDLAGSTLYFPGPAIPVSGIALFDSDNVTLTNFKIDFVNRPQAHVQLTSVNPQTRVLSYQTIPGFADPSTFNGLGAPLVWAVPFRNGHIVPGTARMKITMPISGNQIALTQDGTPWTQSATLSMLQAGDTIVVAPFCCGPPIEAFSGNAITISNVTIYGAPANAVHFDFATNSTVDNVRIVPTPGTGLIGSNADGIDLGVGQNNHLKNSYVTGTLDDAITAAGGLVGTVVSKTGARQLTITRSGFSRFPNGTLVDFVDPVTTLESPGPTIISQVPADPPNPGFNESVQLTFDQDLPANLPAGIFLTFGGPTMRGQGSTIEDNLVEDIYTGRGIWVTGGRGITITRNVIRRTSMSGIDIRQDTQAYPSPPDHDITISNNAVEGALGPGEVGTGSQDALGAILVTSTNNQNFGFATSASNNNINVLNNYVADSGRSGIWIGEVNGGTLQNNLVIRWNQHPEFAVYGIPAEFTQQVIDDRAVPVVIHYSNGVVETGDVTGSTSTIAAPVTMTPASLSLNGGSLSGSFQLQTAVNGFGWKAVSDAAWLTITSATTGAGTTTVQYSTAANSTGTSRTAHITIAGEVFTITQDAFKRVRGQITSQ